The genomic interval CACGGCTGCGGTCGAGGGCGCACGGCTGCTGCGGGAACGGCGCTGCGCCGCCGCGCTGCTCCACGGCGGCGGCATGCTCGGGGTCAGCCTCGTGGCGTCGGCCGGAGGCCTGCTGCTGGGCGGGCTCGTGCCCTGAGCGATGCGGCAGGAAGCGCGCTCAGGGCCCGCTCGGGATCCGTTCGGCGTTCACGCGGCCAGGGCGTCGTCGATGGAGCGGATCGCCCGGTCGATCATGCGCTCGAACAGCTCGTCGGCGGACGACGGCGGGAGCGCGAGCGCCCGGCGCGAGAGCGGCGCGCGGGCGCCGGGGTGCGCCTCGAGCCAGTCCTCCTGCACCGGGTGGAGGATCGCCCGGCGCTTCTCATCGGTCGCGTGACCGTGGGCATGGTCGATGAAGAGGGTGAATCCGAAGACGTCGGTGAGGAACTGCTGTCGCCACACGAGGGCGTCGGCGAGGGGCAGGCCGAGCGCGGTCAGGGACTCCAGCAGCTGCTCCGGGAGGAGGACGCGGCCGGACGGAAGCTCCGCGGCGGTGACGGTCTCCTCGAAGGCGAAGAGGATGGCGCGGCCGATCCGGCGGTAGGCACGGCCCCCGGTCCACCACCGCGACCGGCTCCTGGGAGCAGCTGCGTCAGCTCACACAGGCCCGCGTCGGCCTGGGGCGTGCCGGTGACTCGCTGCCCACCCGGGCTGTCGGTGAGTTGCGTGCCGCACACGCCGCCGCCCGCGACGCCGTCCACGTGGACCTCGACACCGCCGCGCTGGTCGACGCGCTGCGCGAGGCCGGTTTGGGCGAGGTCCCGGTGGTCACCAGTCGTGCCGCCGACCGTGCCACCTACCTGCGCCGCCCCGACCTCGGCCGCCAGCTCCATCCCGACGTCCACCTCGACGCCCAACCGGCTCGCATCGGCATCCTGCTCGCTGACGGGCTGTCGCCGCAGGCTGTCGCCACCCATGGCGTCGCGCTGGTACGACGGCTGGTCGATGTTCTGGGCGAGGAGTCGAGCGTGGCCACGCCGGTGTTGGCCACGCAGGCGCGCGTGGCGCTCGGCGACCAGGTTGGCGAGCAGTTGGGCGTCGAGACGATGCTCGTCGTCATCGGCGAGCGTCCGGGCCTCAGCGCCGTCAACAGTCTGGGCATCTACATCACCCACCAGCCACGCCCCGGACGCCACGACGCGGAGCGCAACTGCATCAGCAACGTGCGGCCGCCGAGGGGCGTCGGCTACCAGCAGGCCGCCGTCACCACGCTGAGGCTGGTGCGCCGCATGCGGGAGCTCGGCCGTTCAGGCGTCGACGTGAAGGACGTCGCGGAGCCAGCCCCCCTCACCAACCGACCAGCACCGGAGGTCCAGGCGAACAGTTCGCTGTAGGGTGACCGCGCTGATGAGGATGACGTCGCGGCCGTTGTGGCGCCGTGCAGGTGGGGTCGAACTCGCCGTGGTCTCCGCCTCGGCCGGGATGGCAGGAAGCGCAGGGGCTTGCACCAGGCGTTGCGAGAGGTTGTGGAGCAATGCGTCCAGTCCACCGGGGGACAGCGGCCATTCGAGACGACCCCCTGCCTGGCGGCCACCAGGCCTCGGGGCGCACCGGGGGGACCTCCGCAGGATCATGGGCATGCCAACGCCCAGCCCATTCGGAGGTCCCCCCGGTCAACTGTCCGTGGTGATGTCACCGCGGACGAAGGCAGCCGATGACCTGCTCAGAGGTTCACGATCATCTTGCCGGTGTTGGCACCGTCCAGCAGATCGATGAAGGCCTGTGGGGCGGCGTCGAGACCGTCACGGGCGGTCTCGTCCCAGTGGATGGAGCCGTCGGCGATCCAACGGCCCATGTCCCGCTCGAAGTCCGCCCTCGTCTGCTCGGCGTACTTGGCGATCACGAACCCACGCAGCGTGAGCCGCTTGCCGATGGCCAGCGCCAGGTTGTGCGGGGCGGAGGCCGGCTCGGTGGAGTTGTACTGGCTGATGGCCCCGCACATCGCCACCCGGCCATCGGTGCGCAGGTTCGCGATCGCGGCCTCCAGGTGGTCACCGCCGACGTTGTCGAAGTACACGTCGATGCCCTCCGGGGCGGCCTTCGCGAGCTGCTCGGTCACGTCGCCGTCGTGGTAGTTGAAGGCAGCATCGAAGCCGAGCTCCTCCAGACGGGCGATCTTCTCGGGGGTGCCAGCCGAGCCGATCACCCGGGAAGCGCCCTTGAGCTTGGCAATCTGTCCGACGGCCGAGCCGACTGCTCCCGCCGCGCCGGAGACGAAGACGGCATCGCCCTCACGCATCTCGCCGGCCAGCAGCAAACCCGCGTAGGCGGTCAGGCCGGGCATGCCCAGTACGCCCAGGTAGGCGCTGTCCGGCATGCCCCGGGCTGTCAACGGTCGCACCGCATCACCGGCCAGGATGGCGTGTTCCCGCCACCCGAGGCCGTGGGTCACCTTGGTGCCCACGGGCAACTGCTCCACCCGTGACTCGATCACCGTGCCGACGGCGCCGCCGTCCAGCGGCTGGTCGATCTGGAAGGGGGGCACGTAGGACTCGACGTCGTTCATGCGGCCGCGCATGTACGGGTCCACCGACATGATGGTGTTGCGGACGAGGACCTGACCGTCGTCGAGATCGGGCAGGTCGACCTCGACGGTGCGGAAGTTGTCAAGGGTGGGCTTCCCGTCGGGGCGGGAGGCGAGGTGGATCTCGCGGGTGTGTGTGGTCATCCCTGTACTCCTGTGGGTGAGTGGGTGGGTGGTGGTCAGTGGGTCAGCAGGTCGAGGAGGCGGCGGGCGGCATCAGCCGACGAGGCCGGATTCTGCCCGGTGACCAGCGTGCCGTCCGTGACGACGTAGCTGTCACCGTCGGGGCCCTTGCTGTAGCGGGCGCCCGCTTCCTTGAGGGAGTCCTCGACCAGGAACGGGACGATGTCGGTCAGCCCGGCGGCCTCCTCCGCGCAATGGTGAAGCCAGTCACCGAACGGTCGGTGATGAACGACGTCCCGTCCTGCTTCTTGATGGCATGCAGCACGCCGGGGGCGTGGCAGACCAGGCCCAGCGGCCTGCCGGCGGCGCCGCTGTCGAGGATGATCTGCTGCGAGGTGGGATCCTCCACGAGGTCCCGCAGCGGGCCGTGGCCTCCCGGGTAGAAGACCGCGTCGAACTGGCTCACGTCAACCTCCGACAAAGGGGTGCTGGTCGTCAGGGCAGCCTTGGCCGCGTCGTCGGCCTCGAATCGACGGGTGGAGTCGGTCTGCATCTGCGGCAGCGTGCTGGTCGGGTCGACCGGCGGTCGCCCGCCCTTCGTCGAGGCCAGGGTGATGTCGTGTCCGGCATCGCGGAACACGTAGTAGGGAGCGGCGAACTCCTCGAGCCAAAAACCGGTCCTACGGTCGGTGTCACCGAGTTGGTCGTGGGATGTGAGGATCATCAGGATGCGGGACATGGCATCTTCCTTTCGATGTCTCGTGGAGTGGTTCCATGGTCAGGGGTGGCTGTGCCCCGGGTTGGGGCGGGGTTCACTGCTCAGGACCCACGGGGTCGGAAACGCGGACCAGACGTTTGTTGACGAACTCGTCGACGCCGTAGTCGCCCAGTTCCCGGCCGAAGCCAGAGCGGCCGACGCCGCCGAAGGGCAGTCCGGCGAGGCTGGTGCCGTGCTCGTTGACGTAGGCCATGCCCACGTCGAGGCGGCGGGCGGTGGCCTCGGCGAGTTCGAGGTCGTCGGACCACACCGAGCCGCTCAGGCCGAAGTCGGTCTCGTTGGCCAGGGCAACGGCCTCGTCCACGTCCGCGGCGCGGAACACGACCGCGACCGGTCCGAACAGCTCCTCCGACCAGGCCCGCATGTCGCGGGTCACGTCGGTCAGTACGGTCGCCTCCATGAAGGCGCCGGCACCCTCGCGCGGGTGGCCGCCGACGAGGACGTGGGCGCCGTGGCCCACGGCATCGTCGACAAGCTCCATCAGCTCGTCGCGGGCATCGGTGCTCGACATGGGGCCCACGTCGGTGGCCCCATCCTGGGGGTCCCCGACGACCGCTGCGGATAAGGCAGCCGACAGCTTGTCGACGAAGGTGTCGTAGAACTCGTCGACCACGATCATCCGCTTGGGCGAGTTGCAGGCCTGGCCGGCGTTGCTCAACCGCGCCCGGGCGGCGGTGCTCGCCACCGCGTCGATGTCACCACCGAGGACGATCAACGGGTCGGAACCTCCGAGCTCCAGCACCACCTTCTTGAGGTGCTTGCCGGCTGCGGCGGCGACCGAGGCCCCCGCGCCCTCACTCCCGGTGAGGGAGACACCGCGCACGCGCGGGTCGGCGATGATGTCCGCGATCTGGGAGCTGTCCACGAGGAGCGTCTGGTGGACTCCCTTCGGCAGACCGGCCTGGTCGAGGAGCTTTTCCATCTCGAGGGCGGAAGCAGCGCAGATCGAGGCCGGCTTCAGCAGCAGCGTGTTGCCGAGCAGCAGGTTGGGTGCGATGAACCGGGCGAGCTGGTAGTAGGGGAAGTTCCACGGCATCACGCCCAGCAGGACGCCCAGGGGCTGCTTCTCCACGCGGGAGGAGTTCGCCCCCTGGTCCGGCAGGACCTCGTCGGCCATCAGCTCGTCGGCGCGCTGGGCGTAGTAGTCGAAGATCTGGGCGACCAGCTGCGCCTCGGCGATGCCCTGGGAGACGGGCTTTCCCATCTCGGAGGCCGCGATTCCGGCGAGCTCCTCCGCCCTCTGCTCGAACAGGTGCGCGGTCCGGGCCAGCACACCGGCGCGCTCCTCGACGCTCGTGCGCCGCCAGGAGGTGAAGGCCTCCTCGGCGGTGTCGATGGCCGTGCCCACCTCGCGTGGGTCGAGGGAGTCCCAGCTGCGGACGACCTTGCCTGTCGAGGGGTTCTGTGTGCGGTAGGTGGTCATGGTTGCCTCCATTGTGGCGATGGTTGGGGCGGTGCAGGTGGCGCGGTGGGTGGGGCCCAACGCGTTGGTGTCGCGGCGAGGCGGGAGGGTCAGTCGTCGACGACGACGACGTCGACGCGGATGTTGCCGCGGGTGGCGTTCGAGTAGGGGCACACCTGGTGGGCCTGGTTGGCCAGCTGCTGCGCCTCGTCGTGGGGCAGGTCGGGGATGACGACCTCAAGGGTGACTGCCAGGCCGAAACCCTCACCGGCCTTGCCGATGCTCACCTGGGCACCCACCGACGAATCGCCGAGATCCTTGTGCGCGTGGCGGGCCACCATCTGCAGGGCGGAGTGGAAGCAGGCGGCGTAACCGGCGGCGAACAACTGTTCGGGGTTGGCGCCCTCACCGCTGCCGCCCATCTCCTGCGGGATGGCCAGGTCGAACGAGAGCCGGCCGTCGGCGGTCTGGACGTGGCCGTTGCGGCCTGCGCCGGTGGCGATGGCCTCGGTGGTGTAGACGGGCTCGATCTCGATCATGGTGCCTCCTGGGTGGCGTGTGTGCGAGGCCTCTCCTGCCTCGCGATTGCAGAGACAACATAGCGCACAAGTGGATTGCACACAATCAGATTGTGTCTGAGGTAGGCTTGGGGTGTGAGTGACCAGATCCCCGACCTCGACCAGCAGCTCTGCTTCTCCCTGTACAGGGCCAGCAGGGCGGTGACGCGCGCCTACCGGCCACTGCTCGAGGACATCGGCCTCACCTATCCCCAATACCTCGTCATGCTCGTCCTGTGGCACGCTGACAAGCCCGTCGGTGTCAATGACATCGGAGCTCGGCTGCACCTCGACAGCGGCACCCTGACCCCCCTGCTGCGACGGCTGGAGCAGGCTGGTCTCGTCACCCGGTCGTGGAGTGGCAACGACGAACGGCGCCGCCTGATCAGCCTGACCCAGGAGGGGAGTTCGCTGCGGTGCAGGGCAACCGGAGTTCCCGCACAGATGCTCGCGCTCTACCCGGGCCCACCAGAAAAGCTCGTCCAGGTGAAGGCATTCCTGGACGACCTGTCCACCCAACTCGAGTGACAACCACCATCCAGGAGGATCATTTCCATGCCCACCACACACCGCTCCCAAGAACTCGCACGAATCGCGCTCGGAGCGTTCATGGTCTACGCCGGCGTCTCCCACCTGAGCTTCAAGCGCCAGGAGTTCCAGGCACAGGTGCCCGACTGGTTCCCCGGTGACAAGGATGCCGTGGTCATCGGCTCCGGCGTCGCCGAAGTCTTGGCCGGCAGCGCGATGCTGGCGCTGCCGCGTCATCGCATGCTGACCGGTGGTGCCCTGGCTGGGTTCTATGCCGCGGTCTTCCCCGGCAACATCGACCAGTATGCGGCGCGGCGAGACGGTTTTGGCCTCGACACCGATGGCAAGCGACTCGCGCGGTTGTTCGGCCAGCCCGCCCTGATCGCCGCGGCGCTGTGGTCGGCCGGCCTGCCCCGGTCGTAGCAGAAGACCGACCCCGGGCCCCACGCCCAGGGGCCGGGCGCAACCGGCCGGCATCGCGACGTGGAGGTGCACGCGCAGCGCACCTCCTGTCAGGACGGGGAGGTCTCGACCATGGCCGTCACGCCCAGCACACCGTGCTGGGCGTGGACGACGCGCAGGTGCCTGGCGGGGTGGAGAAGGAGGTCGAACGCGACGGGTGGCACCTCCCGGGCCCTGCGGAACCGGCTTCGCGGCCTTGACCGTCCAACCCGGGAGGCACGCTGGAGTGCCAGCCCTGGCATGCAGGCCAGCACCCCGTCGGAGCGCGACGGTGCCACCGGCCGCCATGAGCCCTGTCACGGCGGTCGGGCCCCGGTCTCAGCAGAAGTCGGACTTGCGGATCAGGCCGTGCACGCCGGTGGTCTTGTCGACGAACTGGCTGACGTAGAAGTCGCTGGCCGCCGACAGGTAGGCGTAGGCGACAGCGCGGGGGATGCCCACGTCGACCTGCAGGTGGTCGAGCGCATTGATGACCGCCCTGCGCATCGCCCCACGTTCAGGTCGGTGTCGTCGCCGCCGACCAGGCCGTCAGGGTCACTGAGGCCGATCGGGATCCACGCGTCGCGGGTCTCGCCGAAGGGGTGGTGGAAGGCGACCGACGGGGCATCCCCAGACCCCTTCTTGCAGACCGACAGGCGGAAGGTGCCGCGCAGGGAACCCTCCATCGCAGTGAGTGCCACCTCGCCCGAGCCCATCGCGTGGTGCGGGTCGCCGACGTAGAACAGGGCGCCCTCGGCCGCCACGGGCAGGTAGAAGGTGCTGCCCAGGCCGAGGTGGCGGATGTCGATGTTGCCGCCACCGAGGGGTGGGAGGGACGGAGTGCGCGGACGGGTCGTTCAGCGTGGTCGCCTCCGAGCGGGCGACGCCCATCATCCCGAAGAACAGCTGCAGTGGGAAATGGACATGGCGCCGACCGGCGCGCATCCGGGCGCGGCCATCGACGATGTCGGCGAAGACCGAGACGTTGCCGTAACCGGTGGGGTCGTGGGTGGCTCGGCCGTCGGTGGCATGTGGCGGCATCACCTCGGCCAGGCTGATGCCGGCCGGGGGAGTGCCGTTGGGGGTGATGGCCAGGGTGCCCTTGCCGTGTCGGGAGCTGACCACGCCGTAGGGGACGCGGGTGCGCAGGTCGAGGGTCTCGATCTTGAGCACGTCACCCGGCTCGGCGCCCTCGACGAACACCGGGCCGGTGACCACGTGCGGGCCGTCGGCGTCGAAGTCGCGCCGGTGGCGGTCGTAGCGGGCGGCGACGTCTATGGCGTCGGCCAGGACGTGGTGGCGGCGGACGCCGTGCTCACCGAACCAGCTGATCGGGTCGCGGCCCTGGTCCTCCAACAGGCCCTCGTGGCTGAGTGAAGCGCCCTGGGTTTCGTTCCGACCTACTTCCTCAAGGAGGATTGGGACATGCCCCAGAAGTACAGCCCGGAGTTCAAGGCGCGAGCCCTGCAGCTCATCGAGGAGCGAGTCCGTGCCGAGCAGTGTTCAGGCTGGGTCGCCTGCACCGCCGTCGGGGAGGCCCTCGGCGGGATCTCGCCCCACACCTTGCGGAACTGGTGGAAGCAGGACCGCATCGACCATGGTGAAGCCCCCGGGGTGACCACTGCTGAAGCCGAGGAGATCACCAGGCTGCGCAGGGAGAACCGGCTCTTCACGAACGAGGGTGTAGCGCGGGTCTGAACCCTCCGGCTTCGAGCAGCGACCGAGCGATGTAGTGGGTGAGGTTGCGGAAGCCGAGGGCGGAGCCGCGGAGGTGTTCGAGTCGCCCGTTGATGGCCTCGGTCGGGCCGTTGCTGGTGCCGGGGCGGTCGAAGAACGCGAGGATGTCGCCCGCCCGCTGCTTCATGGTCCGGCCGAGCTTGCGGACAGCCTCGCCGGCCCGGTCTTGTTCCTCGCGGGCGTGAGGTCGATGATCACGGTGACGTACTTGTCGCCCAGCCTCGTGTGTCGCCAGACGTGCTCGTCGACACCGATCGTGGTGACCCCGTCGAACCGGGCGGGGTCGTCGATCAGGCGCCGCTTGCCTTCCGCGAGGACGGCGGCGTTCGCGGCACTCCAGGACACCCCGAGACCTGCGGCGACGCGGGTGACGGTGAGGTGGTCGATGACGATGCCCCGCAGCGCCCACTCCAGGCCGCCGCGGGAGATCTTCGCACGCGGCGCCGCTGCCCGCGTCATGTCCTGCCGCCACGTGCGCCGGCAGTGTCCGCACCGGTACCGGCGCACCCGCACCAGCAGGGTCGTCGGCCGGTGCCCGAACGGCTCGTGCGCCAGTCGACGCGTGACCGTGTCCCGCGGCACGCCCTCGACACCGCACTTCCGACACCACGGGTCGTCCCCGACGACGCGGCATTCGATCGTGGCCCGATCCGGCTCGATCAGCTGGCCGACGGCGACGAGGCCGAGCTCGTCGAGGCGGCAGAACGTGGTCAGGTCAGGGGTCGCGAAAGTAGG from Brachybacterium huguangmaarense carries:
- the eutC gene encoding ethanolamine ammonia-lyase subunit EutC; its protein translation is MGRAGDSLPTRAVGELRAAHAAARDAVHVDLDTAALVDALREAGLGEVPVVTSRAADRATYLRRPDLGRQLHPDVHLDAQPARIGILLADGLSPQAVATHGVALVRRLVDVLGEESSVATPVLATQARVALGDQVGEQLGVETMLVVIGERPGLSAVNSLGIYITHQPRPGRHDAERNCISNVRPPRGVGYQQAAVTTLRLVRRMRELGRSGVDVKDVAEPAPLTNRPAPEVQANSSL
- a CDS encoding NADP-dependent oxidoreductase, with protein sequence MTTHTREIHLASRPDGKPTLDNFRTVEVDLPDLDDGQVLVRNTIMSVDPYMRGRMNDVESYVPPFQIDQPLDGGAVGTVIESRVEQLPVGTKVTHGLGWREHAILAGDAVRPLTARGMPDSAYLGVLGMPGLTAYAGLLLAGEMREGDAVFVSGAAGAVGSAVGQIAKLKGASRVIGSAGTPEKIARLEELGFDAAFNYHDGDVTEQLAKAAPEGIDVYFDNVGGDHLEAAIANLRTDGRVAMCGAISQYNSTEPASAPHNLALAIGKRLTLRGFVIAKYAEQTRADFERDMGRWIADGSIHWDETARDGLDAAPQAFIDLLDGANTGKMIVNL
- a CDS encoding type 1 glutamine amidotransferase domain-containing protein gives rise to the protein MSRILMILTSHDQLGDTDRRTGFWLEEFAAPYYVFRDAGHDITLASTKGGRPPVDPTSTLPQMQTDSTRRFEADDAAKAALTTSTPLSEVDVSQFDAVFYPGGHGPLRDLVEDPTSQQIILDSGAAGRPLGLVCHAPGVLHAIKKQDGTSFITDRSVTGFTIARRRPPG
- a CDS encoding NAD-dependent succinate-semialdehyde dehydrogenase, encoding MTTYRTQNPSTGKVVRSWDSLDPREVGTAIDTAEEAFTSWRRTSVEERAGVLARTAHLFEQRAEELAGIAASEMGKPVSQGIAEAQLVAQIFDYYAQRADELMADEVLPDQGANSSRVEKQPLGVLLGVMPWNFPYYQLARFIAPNLLLGNTLLLKPASICAASALEMEKLLDQAGLPKGVHQTLLVDSSQIADIIADPRVRGVSLTGSEGAGASVAAAAGKHLKKVVLELGGSDPLIVLGGDIDAVASTAARARLSNAGQACNSPKRMIVVDEFYDTFVDKLSAALSAAVVGDPQDGATDVGPMSSTDARDELMELVDDAVGHGAHVLVGGHPREGAGAFMEATVLTDVTRDMRAWSEELFGPVAVVFRAADVDEAVALANETDFGLSGSVWSDDLELAEATARRLDVGMAYVNEHGTSLAGLPFGGVGRSGFGRELGDYGVDEFVNKRLVRVSDPVGPEQ
- a CDS encoding organic hydroperoxide resistance protein; the encoded protein is MIEIEPVYTTEAIATGAGRNGHVQTADGRLSFDLAIPQEMGGSGEGANPEQLFAAGYAACFHSALQMVARHAHKDLGDSSVGAQVSIGKAGEGFGLAVTLEVVIPDLPHDEAQQLANQAHQVCPYSNATRGNIRVDVVVVDD
- a CDS encoding MarR family winged helix-turn-helix transcriptional regulator codes for the protein MSDQIPDLDQQLCFSLYRASRAVTRAYRPLLEDIGLTYPQYLVMLVLWHADKPVGVNDIGARLHLDSGTLTPLLRRLEQAGLVTRSWSGNDERRRLISLTQEGSSLRCRATGVPAQMLALYPGPPEKLVQVKAFLDDLSTQLE
- a CDS encoding DoxX family protein — its product is MPTTHRSQELARIALGAFMVYAGVSHLSFKRQEFQAQVPDWFPGDKDAVVIGSGVAEVLAGSAMLALPRHRMLTGGALAGFYAAVFPGNIDQYAARRDGFGLDTDGKRLARLFGQPALIAAALWSAGLPRS
- a CDS encoding transposase, whose amino-acid sequence is MPQKYSPEFKARALQLIEERVRAEQCSGWVACTAVGEALGGISPHTLRNWWKQDRIDHGEAPGVTTAEAEEITRLRRENRLFTNEGVARV